A genomic stretch from Algoriphagus halophilus includes:
- a CDS encoding urocanate hydratase, with product MTFQEQISQGIPSVLPSKKVRCEQISHAPKRKDILTEEEKKLSLSNALRYFPKEWHFELAEEFLAELQEFGRIYMYRFMPDYEMKARPISEYPAKSNQAAAMMLMIQNNLDPAVAQHPEELITYGGNGAVFQNWAQYLLVMKYLSEMTEEQTLHVYSGHPMGLFPSSKEAPRVIVTNGMMIPNYSKPDDWEKFNALGVTQYGQMTAGSYMYIGPQGIVHGTTITVMNAFRKKLGAGKSPKGKLFLTAGLGGMSGAQPKAGNIAGCITICAEVNPAAAKKRHEQGWVDELVENLDELVLRTQLAKANEEVVSIAYLGNVVDVWERFDQENVFVEIGSDQTSLHNPWAGGYYPVGLSFEESNRMMAEDPELFKEKVQETLRRHASSINNHSKKGTYFFDYGNAFLLEASRAGADIMAENGIDFQYPSYVQDILGPMCFDYGFGPFRWVCTSGNPDDLSKTDQIAAKVLKEIMQNSPLSIQQQMQDNITWIEEAENNRLVVGSQARILYADAEGRAKIANAFNQAIESGEISAPIVLGRDHHDVSGTDSPYRETSNIYDGSKFTADMAIHNVIGDSFRGATWVSIHNGGGVGWGEVINGGFGMVLDGSKEAERKLNSMLFYDVNNGIARRAWARNSGSLEAIQREMERTPNLKVTLPNLVDPSILDKLL from the coding sequence ATGACTTTCCAAGAGCAAATTTCACAAGGTATCCCTAGCGTTTTACCTTCCAAAAAGGTAAGATGTGAGCAAATCAGTCATGCCCCAAAAAGGAAGGATATTTTAACTGAAGAAGAGAAAAAACTCTCGCTCTCCAATGCGCTCAGGTATTTTCCCAAAGAATGGCATTTCGAGTTGGCAGAAGAATTTCTCGCCGAACTCCAGGAATTTGGGAGAATCTACATGTACCGATTCATGCCGGATTATGAAATGAAAGCAAGACCCATCAGTGAATATCCTGCCAAGTCAAATCAAGCTGCTGCGATGATGCTGATGATCCAAAATAATTTAGATCCAGCGGTCGCACAACATCCCGAGGAGTTGATCACCTACGGTGGAAACGGGGCTGTCTTTCAAAACTGGGCTCAATATTTACTGGTCATGAAATATTTATCGGAAATGACAGAAGAGCAAACACTCCATGTCTATTCCGGGCACCCGATGGGACTATTCCCTTCTTCCAAGGAAGCTCCAAGGGTGATTGTCACCAATGGAATGATGATTCCTAACTATTCAAAACCGGATGATTGGGAAAAATTCAATGCTCTAGGCGTTACACAATATGGACAAATGACTGCTGGCTCTTACATGTATATTGGTCCACAGGGAATCGTACATGGAACAACCATCACCGTGATGAATGCCTTCCGTAAAAAACTGGGTGCTGGAAAATCCCCAAAAGGGAAACTATTTTTGACTGCAGGCCTAGGAGGCATGAGCGGTGCACAGCCCAAAGCAGGAAATATTGCAGGATGTATTACCATCTGTGCAGAAGTCAATCCTGCTGCTGCCAAAAAAAGGCATGAGCAAGGTTGGGTAGATGAGTTGGTCGAAAACCTGGATGAATTGGTCCTCAGAACTCAATTAGCCAAAGCCAATGAAGAGGTGGTTTCCATCGCCTACCTAGGCAATGTGGTAGATGTTTGGGAAAGATTTGATCAGGAAAATGTTTTTGTGGAAATAGGTTCGGATCAAACTTCGTTACATAACCCTTGGGCTGGAGGTTACTATCCTGTAGGTTTATCTTTTGAGGAGTCTAACCGAATGATGGCCGAAGATCCTGAATTATTTAAAGAGAAGGTTCAAGAAACCTTGAGAAGACATGCATCTTCTATCAATAACCATTCGAAAAAAGGAACCTACTTTTTTGATTATGGAAATGCGTTTCTATTGGAAGCCTCCAGGGCTGGGGCTGATATCATGGCTGAGAACGGCATAGACTTTCAATATCCAAGTTATGTTCAGGATATCCTTGGACCTATGTGTTTTGATTATGGTTTCGGACCCTTCCGATGGGTATGTACATCTGGGAATCCTGATGACTTGTCCAAAACAGATCAAATTGCAGCGAAAGTCCTAAAAGAAATCATGCAAAATTCCCCTTTATCCATCCAGCAACAAATGCAGGACAACATCACTTGGATCGAAGAGGCAGAAAATAATCGGTTGGTGGTGGGTTCCCAAGCCAGGATTCTATATGCCGATGCAGAAGGAAGGGCAAAAATTGCGAACGCGTTTAATCAGGCCATCGAATCCGGTGAAATCTCTGCTCCTATCGTACTTGGAAGAGATCACCATGATGTCAGCGGCACAGATTCTCCTTATCGAGAAACCAGCAATATTTATGATGGAAGTAAGTTTACCGCAGATATGGCGATTCACAATGTCATTGGGGATAGTTTTAGAGGAGCTACTTGGGTCTCCATTCATAACGGAGGTGGTGTAGGATGGGGTGAAGTCATCAACGGAGGATTTGGGATGGTCCTCGATGGTTCGAAGGAAGCAGAAAGAAAGTTAAATTCCATGCTTTTTTATGATGTCAATAATGGGATCGCAAGAAGAGCCTGGGCTAGAAATTCAGGTTCCCTGGAAGCCATTCAAAGAGAAATGGAAAGGACCCCAAATTTAAAAGTAACCCTCCCAAATCTGGTAGATCCTAGTATTTTGGATAAATTGCTTTAA
- a CDS encoding LysR family transcriptional regulator, with product MELRHLSYFKAVAEELNFRKAAEKLFISQPGLSRQIKQLEDMLEVKLLERDQKHVKLTAAGAYLKGEVDFILNHLEITKSQLKLIDSGKVGELRIGFLGSASNRVLPDLLAKINQHHPLITSSLEELSNSVQVEMIQKDKLDLGFVRLASVAENLEMKPVMKDSFSLVVPIDHPIPESQFKSISQFSEESFILFSSDYSNFYYEQIIGICKDAGFSPKIRHKSVHALTIFKLVENGLGIAIVPTSLKEGYDLTVRFMEIPNTNRYSELSVIWKPGNRNQALNQVLPLI from the coding sequence ATGGAATTACGACACCTTAGTTATTTTAAAGCCGTTGCAGAGGAGCTGAACTTTAGGAAGGCGGCTGAAAAATTATTCATATCCCAACCGGGCTTGAGTAGGCAAATCAAACAATTAGAGGACATGCTGGAGGTCAAATTACTGGAAAGAGATCAGAAGCATGTAAAACTGACTGCTGCCGGGGCCTATTTGAAAGGGGAAGTGGATTTTATTCTAAATCACTTAGAGATTACCAAGAGTCAATTGAAATTGATTGACTCGGGAAAGGTAGGGGAGTTGAGAATAGGCTTTTTGGGTTCTGCTTCCAATCGAGTATTACCGGACTTATTGGCCAAAATCAATCAGCATCACCCGCTCATTACCTCAAGCTTGGAGGAGCTAAGCAATTCGGTCCAAGTGGAGATGATTCAAAAGGATAAGTTGGATTTGGGCTTTGTTAGACTGGCTTCAGTAGCAGAGAATTTGGAAATGAAACCGGTGATGAAAGATTCCTTTTCGCTGGTAGTCCCTATTGATCATCCCATTCCTGAAAGCCAGTTCAAGTCAATTTCACAGTTTTCGGAAGAATCCTTTATCCTTTTTTCCAGTGATTACAGCAATTTCTATTACGAGCAAATCATTGGGATATGTAAGGATGCAGGGTTTTCTCCTAAAATCCGACATAAATCTGTACATGCCTTGACCATTTTCAAATTGGTGGAAAATGGGTTGGGTATCGCAATAGTTCCTACCTCCCTAAAAGAAGGCTATGATCTAACCGTGAGATTTATGGAAATTCCCAATACAAATCGATATTCAGAACTGTCAGTAATCTGGAAGCCGGGAAATAGGAATCAAGCTTTGAACCAGGTATTGCCTTTGATTTAA
- the hutH gene encoding histidine ammonia-lyase, translated as MNTFRYGIDRLTSSFALKLARKEVKGILTEETKSKVMKSSEAVQQIAKGDKAVYGINTGFGPLCTSRISESDTRTLQENLLKSHAVGLGEPIPVEISKLMLVLKVQALSQGFSGIQLATIERMLWMLENDMIPVVPLQGSVGASGDLAPLSHLFLPLIGYGKVHLKGAIISAEKALQSYHLSPIQLGPKEGLALINGTQFIAAFGVKVVDRLHNVLTHADITGAMMIEGLMGSIKPFSAELHQLRPYPGNKHTAQTILNLLHESEIVNSHANCARVQDPYSLRCMPQVHGASRNAWLHLRDAIETEINSVTDNPVVLNAEHTISGGNFHGQPIALPLDYACLAASEIGNIADRRIYLSIEGDTPGVPKLLLKETGLNSGLMIPQYTTAALASENKGLCFPSSADSIPTSLGQEDHVSMGSIGARKALQVIGNVEKILGVELFYAAQAMDFHAPMKSGKIMTAIYEHVRTKISPVVSDRVMTEDMETAIELIQSGELVEIAKQVAIKEGLAFETEWSELFTY; from the coding sequence ATGAACACTTTCCGATATGGCATTGATAGACTTACTTCTTCTTTCGCTTTAAAACTTGCAAGAAAAGAGGTAAAAGGGATTTTGACTGAGGAGACCAAATCCAAAGTGATGAAATCCAGTGAAGCAGTTCAGCAAATTGCAAAGGGAGATAAAGCGGTTTATGGGATCAATACAGGATTTGGCCCTCTATGTACCAGCAGGATCTCCGAGTCTGATACCCGAACTCTTCAGGAAAACCTTTTGAAAAGTCATGCGGTAGGACTCGGGGAACCCATTCCTGTAGAAATTTCCAAACTGATGCTGGTTTTGAAGGTGCAGGCGCTTTCACAGGGGTTTTCAGGCATTCAGCTGGCTACTATTGAGCGAATGCTCTGGATGTTGGAAAATGATATGATTCCTGTGGTACCACTTCAGGGTTCGGTAGGAGCATCAGGAGATTTGGCTCCACTTTCCCACCTCTTCTTACCCTTAATTGGATATGGAAAAGTACATTTGAAAGGAGCAATCATTTCAGCTGAAAAAGCCCTTCAATCCTATCACCTATCCCCCATACAACTTGGTCCAAAAGAAGGTTTGGCTCTCATCAATGGAACCCAATTTATTGCCGCATTCGGAGTTAAAGTGGTGGATCGATTGCATAATGTACTCACCCATGCTGATATTACAGGCGCCATGATGATTGAAGGATTGATGGGGTCCATTAAACCTTTTTCGGCAGAGCTTCATCAATTGAGACCTTACCCTGGAAATAAACACACTGCACAAACCATCTTAAATCTACTCCATGAATCTGAGATCGTGAACTCACATGCGAATTGTGCCCGGGTCCAAGATCCATATTCATTACGTTGCATGCCTCAGGTACATGGAGCTTCCAGAAATGCCTGGTTACATTTAAGGGATGCTATAGAGACTGAAATCAATTCAGTTACAGATAACCCCGTTGTACTGAATGCAGAACATACGATTAGCGGGGGGAACTTCCATGGGCAGCCCATTGCCCTACCTTTGGATTATGCTTGTCTGGCGGCTTCCGAAATAGGAAACATCGCAGATAGAAGAATTTACTTGTCCATAGAAGGAGATACTCCAGGCGTACCAAAATTACTACTTAAAGAAACAGGCCTGAATTCAGGTTTGATGATTCCGCAATACACTACGGCAGCCTTGGCTTCAGAAAACAAGGGGCTTTGCTTCCCTTCCAGTGCGGACAGTATCCCAACTTCCCTTGGGCAAGAAGATCATGTGAGTATGGGATCTATCGGGGCAAGAAAAGCGCTTCAAGTAATTGGGAATGTGGAGAAGATTCTCGGAGTGGAACTGTTCTATGCAGCACAAGCCATGGATTTCCACGCTCCAATGAAATCAGGAAAAATCATGACCGCCATTTATGAGCACGTTCGTACCAAAATTTCTCCAGTGGTCTCTGACCGGGTGATGACCGAGGATATGGAAACTGCGATCGAACTGATTCAAAGTGGAGAGTTAGTGGAAATTGCGAAACAAGTAGCCATTAAAGAAGGCTTGGCTTTTGAAACGGAATGGAGTGAATTGTTCACCTATTAA
- a CDS encoding glycoside hydrolase family 16 protein, whose amino-acid sequence MLQLQKSLLLLLCPLLFIACSNGDEVDDQIETITNFVLEVEKLGDGEVRATFSADNASFFRVNFGTSGEVPKRVDGNTANFTYTEKGDYNITVYAHTTESNFVVNTRTINMNAASLGLDPNTGYTSPDSYEGFKLVWSDEFNGTSISDDWTFELGDGCPDLCGWGNEELEYYKKENTSLEDGKLVITAKNENAGSKNYTSSRLITKGKQSFTYGRVDIRALLPKGQGLWPALWMLGENIDEVSWPKCGEIDIMEMVGGSTEDRDRTVHGTVHWDNNGSYANYGGSTKLTTGIFNDEYHVFSIIWDQEEIIWLLDGEQYHVIDITPAGLDEFHKPMFFIFNVAVGGIWPGRPDGTTVFPQEMKVDYIRVFQEE is encoded by the coding sequence ATGCTTCAATTGCAAAAGTCTCTTTTATTGCTTTTATGTCCTCTTCTTTTCATTGCTTGTTCCAATGGTGATGAGGTAGATGACCAAATCGAAACAATTACAAATTTTGTTCTCGAGGTTGAAAAACTAGGAGATGGAGAAGTCAGAGCGACTTTCTCTGCAGACAATGCAAGTTTCTTTAGAGTGAACTTTGGAACTTCTGGTGAAGTACCAAAAAGGGTCGATGGAAATACCGCAAACTTTACCTACACCGAAAAAGGAGATTATAACATCACCGTTTATGCCCATACTACAGAATCAAATTTTGTAGTCAATACCAGAACGATTAATATGAATGCCGCCTCCTTGGGATTGGACCCAAATACGGGCTATACTAGTCCAGATTCCTATGAAGGGTTTAAACTCGTTTGGTCTGATGAATTTAATGGGACGAGCATTTCAGATGATTGGACGTTTGAATTGGGGGATGGATGTCCAGACTTATGTGGATGGGGTAACGAAGAGCTTGAATATTACAAAAAGGAGAACACCTCATTGGAAGACGGTAAATTGGTGATTACTGCAAAAAATGAAAATGCCGGATCAAAGAATTATACCTCTTCTCGTTTGATCACCAAAGGTAAACAGTCCTTTACTTACGGACGGGTTGATATTCGTGCTTTACTTCCAAAAGGCCAAGGATTGTGGCCAGCACTTTGGATGTTGGGTGAAAATATTGATGAGGTAAGTTGGCCAAAATGTGGTGAAATAGATATCATGGAAATGGTGGGCGGTTCTACTGAGGACCGTGACCGAACGGTTCATGGAACGGTGCATTGGGACAATAATGGATCCTATGCGAATTATGGAGGCAGCACCAAACTTACTACAGGGATATTTAATGATGAATACCATGTTTTTTCAATTATTTGGGATCAGGAGGAAATCATTTGGCTATTGGATGGTGAACAATACCATGTGATTGACATTACTCCCGCTGGATTGGATGAATTCCATAAACCAATGTTTTTTATTTTCAATGTAGCAGTGGGAGGTATTTGGCCTGGGAGACCAGATGGAACCACCGTTTTTCCCCAAGAAATGAAAGTCGATTACATCCGGGTTTTTCAAGAAGAGTAG
- a CDS encoding helix-turn-helix domain-containing protein, translating into MKQPELGRKISEIRKAKGLTQEELVEMCNLNVRTIQRIEAGEVTPRSYTIKALFEALGIQENHELKEAENEQAVPNILYLALAGGILYFFASIFEIAMEGEYVTGEYSFKKLGFIAAKSLSILGYVVFGIGWIKVSKLFPNQLLKISFWIMVVISVVWYLTDMVALNSPIIAFEEYYLVKISSFGFCYVLIGFGFIAYKNSFSSMGMVIGGLTLVSGVFIFSWIGAVFGLIFLSLAELGQIGLLMYLIPKVGRVQTPTFSF; encoded by the coding sequence ATGAAACAACCAGAACTTGGCAGAAAAATTTCCGAAATAAGGAAGGCGAAAGGACTAACTCAAGAAGAGTTGGTAGAAATGTGTAATCTTAATGTACGGACGATCCAGCGCATTGAAGCAGGTGAAGTGACTCCTAGGAGTTATACAATTAAAGCCTTGTTTGAGGCTTTGGGAATTCAGGAAAACCATGAGTTAAAAGAAGCAGAAAATGAGCAGGCCGTTCCGAATATTTTGTATTTGGCATTGGCAGGTGGAATTCTATACTTCTTTGCTTCGATTTTTGAGATAGCAATGGAAGGAGAGTACGTAACGGGAGAATATTCATTTAAAAAATTAGGCTTTATAGCTGCAAAATCTTTATCCATTTTGGGATATGTAGTTTTTGGAATTGGCTGGATTAAAGTTTCTAAACTCTTTCCAAATCAGCTTTTAAAAATCAGCTTTTGGATTATGGTGGTAATCTCAGTTGTCTGGTACCTGACAGACATGGTGGCATTAAATTCACCTATCATTGCTTTTGAAGAATATTACTTGGTGAAAATAAGTTCTTTCGGCTTTTGTTATGTTTTGATAGGATTTGGGTTTATAGCCTATAAAAACTCTTTTTCTTCCATGGGAATGGTGATAGGAGGGCTTACCTTGGTTTCGGGAGTATTCATTTTCTCTTGGATTGGAGCCGTATTTGGTTTGATCTTTTTATCCTTGGCAGAGCTAGGTCAAATCGGATTGTTGATGTATTTAATTCCAAAAGTGGGAAGAGTTCAGACTCCCACTTTTTCCTTCTGA
- a CDS encoding mechanosensitive ion channel family protein has protein sequence MEFDFEKILDMVYLYAPKVLGAILTLLIGFWIAGIFAGKIKKSLTKSNVDKSLAPFLSSLIGISLRLLVILSAASMFGFNVTSFIAIFSALAFAIGLALQGNLGHMAAGILILFFRPFKVGDFIVTNGYSGTVREIQIFNTILTTLDNRVIIIPNGAISSNPLENLTSNPERKVPMTFGISYEADIDKARSIIEKVAANCEFIDHSQPVDILVSELGDSSVNFAVRPWCKTEDYWNVHFFMQEHIKKSFDAANIGIPFPQRDVHHYYPEGKAS, from the coding sequence ATGGAATTCGATTTTGAGAAAATTTTGGACATGGTATACCTCTATGCCCCTAAGGTTCTGGGTGCCATTTTAACCTTGCTCATCGGCTTTTGGATTGCAGGTATTTTCGCAGGAAAAATCAAAAAATCGCTGACAAAAAGTAATGTTGACAAGTCTCTAGCCCCTTTTCTATCTTCTTTGATCGGTATCTCATTAAGGCTATTAGTCATTTTGAGTGCAGCTTCAATGTTTGGGTTTAACGTCACTTCATTCATTGCCATTTTTAGTGCATTAGCCTTTGCTATTGGCTTGGCTCTTCAGGGAAACCTTGGACACATGGCGGCAGGGATTCTAATATTATTCTTTAGGCCTTTCAAAGTAGGTGATTTCATCGTAACCAATGGTTACTCTGGAACGGTCCGGGAAATTCAGATTTTCAATACTATTCTGACCACACTGGACAACCGGGTCATTATCATCCCCAATGGAGCGATATCCTCCAATCCTTTGGAAAATTTGACTTCCAACCCAGAAAGAAAAGTTCCGATGACATTCGGGATCAGCTATGAAGCAGATATTGACAAAGCGAGAAGTATCATCGAAAAAGTTGCTGCCAATTGTGAATTTATAGACCATTCCCAACCGGTAGATATTCTTGTATCGGAGTTAGGCGATTCCTCTGTGAACTTTGCCGTTAGACCTTGGTGCAAAACTGAAGATTATTGGAATGTCCATTTTTTCATGCAGGAGCACATTAAAAAGTCCTTTGATGCAGCAAATATCGGAATTCCATTTCCTCAACGAGATGTTCATCATTATTATCCAGAAGGGAAAGCTTCCTAA
- the hutG gene encoding formimidoylglutamase encodes MGQIHQNPETSNWYGRKSNAIEYWHQASISVNDLQFDTNTEKPKVGILGYASEEGVNRNQGRLGTKAGPKAIRNMMGSLAFHLPEQTRVFDYGDVITHNSDMESSHDLISTTVLKLLETNHFPVLLGGGHDLALAHARGVYQYLKSKDEKLGIINLDAHFDLRPLNNGKGHSGSPFFQLAEEFKDDFHYLCLGIQRSVNPKSLFKTAERSNSQWMVMEDFRLNNWEVIQEKILWFLDSKDKIYLTVDMDGFASAYAPGVSAPSPMGFEPDFAFKVFELITKSKKVISMDVVELNPNFDLDHATARLAARCAEYVVRKIFS; translated from the coding sequence ATGGGGCAAATTCACCAAAATCCAGAAACTTCCAATTGGTACGGTAGGAAATCCAATGCGATTGAGTATTGGCATCAAGCCAGTATTTCAGTAAATGACCTCCAATTCGATACCAATACCGAAAAGCCAAAAGTCGGAATCCTTGGTTATGCCAGCGAAGAAGGGGTCAATAGAAACCAAGGTAGACTAGGAACGAAAGCAGGGCCAAAAGCCATCCGGAATATGATGGGAAGTCTTGCTTTTCATCTTCCGGAACAAACCAGAGTTTTTGACTATGGTGATGTCATTACCCATAACTCGGACATGGAATCTAGCCATGACCTCATTTCTACAACCGTACTCAAACTTCTGGAAACCAATCATTTTCCTGTTCTATTGGGCGGTGGACATGATTTAGCTCTGGCTCATGCAAGAGGCGTTTATCAATACCTCAAATCCAAGGATGAAAAATTAGGTATTATCAACTTGGATGCTCATTTCGACCTGAGACCTTTAAACAATGGGAAAGGACATTCGGGATCCCCTTTCTTCCAACTTGCTGAGGAATTTAAAGATGATTTTCACTATTTGTGTTTAGGGATTCAGCGCTCCGTGAATCCAAAGTCACTTTTTAAAACTGCAGAAAGATCGAACTCACAATGGATGGTCATGGAGGATTTTCGGCTAAATAACTGGGAAGTCATCCAAGAGAAAATCTTATGGTTTTTGGATTCCAAAGATAAAATCTATCTCACGGTAGACATGGATGGCTTTGCTTCGGCCTATGCTCCAGGGGTCTCAGCACCATCACCAATGGGATTCGAACCGGACTTTGCCTTCAAAGTATTCGAATTAATCACCAAAAGCAAGAAAGTCATATCCATGGATGTGGTAGAGCTCAACCCGAATTTTGACTTGGATCATGCCACTGCCAGGCTTGCTGCAAGGTGTGCGGAATATGTAGTAAGAAAAATATTTTCTTAA
- the hutI gene encoding imidazolonepropionase gives MNKQKLIGPFHQLLTLDKLPLKGPLKDESLEIIQEAGILIQDDQIIEVGNFEELRSKITLDQTELHLLEGDCVAVPGWIDCHTHICFGGTRARDFAMRNAGKSYLEIAEAGGGIWDTVTQTRKLDLIQLAANTTKNANQHLMEGVTTIEVKSGYGLNHEEELKMLRAIKEANSKTPADLISTCLAAHMKPRDFEGTNAEYLKLIGETLLPQIKIEQLSNRVDAFIEKSAFSSEEIEPYFQKAKEFGFDITVHADQFTAGGSEVAVKFNAKSADHLEASGEHEISLLAQTGTIAVALPGASLGLGCDFTPARKLLDKGGSLAIASDWNPGSAPMGDLITQASILATFQKLSTAEVLAGITVRAAATLNLSDRGILKPGMLADFSIYPSSNYQEILYHQGKLKPAQVWKSGNRVTASVN, from the coding sequence ATGAATAAGCAAAAATTAATAGGTCCTTTTCATCAGCTGTTGACATTGGATAAACTTCCACTTAAGGGGCCTCTTAAAGACGAAAGCCTGGAAATCATTCAAGAGGCGGGGATCCTGATTCAGGATGATCAAATTATTGAAGTTGGAAACTTTGAGGAGTTAAGATCAAAAATCACCTTGGACCAGACCGAACTCCATCTTTTGGAAGGGGATTGCGTGGCAGTACCGGGTTGGATCGATTGTCATACCCACATCTGTTTTGGTGGAACCAGAGCCAGAGATTTTGCCATGAGAAATGCAGGGAAATCCTATTTGGAAATAGCCGAGGCGGGAGGAGGAATTTGGGATACTGTTACCCAAACAAGAAAACTAGACCTCATCCAACTCGCTGCGAACACCACTAAAAATGCTAACCAGCACTTAATGGAAGGGGTGACCACCATTGAAGTAAAAAGCGGATATGGCCTAAATCATGAAGAGGAGTTGAAAATGCTAAGGGCAATCAAAGAAGCGAATTCCAAAACCCCCGCCGATTTGATTTCCACCTGCTTGGCAGCTCATATGAAGCCTAGAGATTTTGAAGGGACTAATGCAGAATACCTAAAGCTAATTGGAGAGACCTTACTTCCTCAAATCAAAATAGAACAGCTTTCTAATCGGGTCGATGCATTCATTGAAAAAAGCGCATTCTCTTCGGAAGAAATAGAACCCTATTTCCAAAAAGCTAAAGAATTTGGATTTGATATTACAGTCCATGCGGACCAATTCACGGCTGGAGGGTCTGAAGTAGCAGTAAAATTCAACGCAAAATCTGCCGATCATTTAGAAGCATCGGGAGAACATGAGATTTCTTTGCTTGCCCAAACTGGTACCATCGCCGTTGCATTGCCGGGAGCAAGTTTAGGCCTTGGCTGTGATTTTACTCCTGCCAGAAAATTATTGGACAAAGGAGGTTCTTTGGCAATTGCTTCCGACTGGAATCCGGGCTCGGCTCCCATGGGAGATTTAATTACTCAAGCATCTATTCTTGCCACATTCCAAAAGTTAAGTACCGCAGAGGTCTTAGCCGGGATAACAGTACGAGCTGCAGCAACTTTAAACTTATCCGACAGAGGTATTTTAAAACCAGGAATGCTGGCGGACTTTTCCATTTATCCTAGCAGTAATTACCAAGAGATTCTTTACCATCAGGGAAAACTCAAACCTGCACAAGTTTGGAAAAGCGGTAACCGAGTGACTGCTTCAGTAAATTAA